From Methylovorus glucosotrophus:
AGGGCGCTCATTGCGCCGCATGACGGCATTGATACGCGCCAGCAGCTCGCGAGGGTTGAAAGGCTTGGGCAGGTAATCATCCGCACCCATTTCCAGCCCGATAATGCGATCTACCTCATCACCGCGGGCGGTCAGCATGATGATGGGCATGGTGCTGCCTGCGGCTCGCAAACGGCGGCAAATGGCCAGACCATCTTCGCTGGGCAGCATCAGGTCAAGCACCAGTAAATCAATATGTTCGCTACTTAATACGGTATTCATCTCGGTTGAATCAGAAACGGTTTTTACGCTGAAGCCTTGTTCGCTGAGGTAGCGTTGCAGTAGCTCACGCATGCGCAAATCATCGTCAACCATCAGGATTTTTTTTGGATTGGTCTGCATGGCGTTCATAGCAATATGTGGTCTAATGTGGCGAGATTTATTATGTTGAATATTATACGGTTAGGTAGTTGCTGTTGGGGAATATAAATGTGGCGATTGTCACAAATTGTTACATTCGGACGGCACAGTGAAACACTCGATTTACATTCCTGCTTCATTATAATCACGGCTGCAGTGCCAAATAATAATATGCGGAATTCTCAAGCGCACCAACACTCAAAGCAATATGGTTTGCGGAATCAGGCGAGGAGCTATCAAGGCTCCCCCAAGAAGTGGAGAAATGGAACAATGAACGTAGTTGATTTCAATCTTTGTCGGGCGTCTGACTGTCGCTCCTGTCTGGCCTGATTTTCCATCCTATGATGTCTCTTTCATCGGTTTCCCGGTTTGGATGCATGCACGTTGCGATTGCCGCCTGTCTGGTGATTGGCGCTATGGATGTGTTGTACGCCGCTCCCAAGGATGCAAACGATAACGCTGACGATGATGGCCCCAAACCATCCCTGGTCGTGGCCCCCGATAGCAGTGCCCCTGCCAAATCCTTAAACGGCAACATCAGCATTGAAGAAAACATGCGTTTGCGCCGCGATCTCTATGAATATTCGCGCGCCGTAGATCCTGCTCATATTCAGATTGAAGAACGTCGTCGCGTGATGCACCAGCGTCTGCAGGCAAGGTTTGACCAGGCGGACAAGGATAACGATGGCGCCATTTCCCGTATCGAGGCATTTGAGTTGCTGCCACAGATCGCACGTCATTTCAGCCAGGTAGATGCCAATAATGATGGCGTGATTACCATGGAAGAACTGGAATCCGCGCAGGCAAAAGCCATTGAACGCCAGCAACGTCCTATACCGGTTGTCCGGGAAGAAGTACAGGTATTGCCCTCCCCGAAGGTAAAGGAAAAAGGCGCCATGGTGAATAGCCGAAAGCGCGCCTTGTAATCCTCATTTCATCCCCCGAATTTTAAATGCCATTTAAATATATGAATTTAAATGGCATTTTTTATTGGCATCATCCTTGCATACAGTCAGTCAGCAGTGCCTGGATAAAGTGGTTTTGTTCAGGATTGATTGATAGTGTAATAAGGAGAATTAATATGGTCGCTACTAGACAATTGGTAATTAGTACATTGCTTATCGGTGTGCTCACCGCCTGCTCAGGCATGAGTACCAAGCAAAAGAACGCTGCTGTCGGGGCTGGTATTGGTGGCGTAGCAGGTGCTGTGCTCACGGGTGGAAGTGCCCTTGGGACAGTGGGCGGCGCCGCCATCGGCGGGGTCATTGGACATGGTGTGGATAGCGCAACAAGCAAGAAGAAATAGGCTGTCGTTTTTTCACATACCCTATCTTATTGACGTGTATGTGTATTTTGATGAGATATAAAACACTGTCGTGAATTGGCGACAAGCAGGGCGGCTGATGTGATGCATCAGCCGCTTTTTTATGTCATCTTGCATGGCAAGGCAATGAACTCTTGCCTTCAACAACTCTCTTTCATCTGTAACCTCGCCATGTGATGGGAATGCTATGACGATAGAAGTGAATATAGCGACCGGCTTTTCGCAGATCAAAGCGCAAGAATGGGATGGACTGACCGATGGTTCCCCCTTGCTTAGTCACCGTTTTTTCAGCGCCCTGGAAGATACGCTCTGTATAGGCGAGGGCACAGGCTGGCAATCTTATCCCGTGACGGTGCATGAGCAGGGCAAGCTGATAGGCGCTGCGCCGCTTTATCTCAAGCAGCATTCATACGGCGAGTATGTGTTTGACTGGGCCTGGGCCAATGCCTATGAGCAGAATGGCCTTGATTACTATCCTAAATTGCTGGTGGCGATTCCGTTTACGCCCATCAGCGGTCCGCGGCTGCTGAGTCAGCGGCAGGAGGTGCAGCGACTGCTTGCGCGCATAGTGCAGCAGCAGATGGAGCAGAATGCCTTGTCCTCCAGTCATATTCTGTTTCCCGATGCTGCCTCGGCAGAGGCTTTGCAAGCGGAAGGCTGGATGCAGCGCGATGGCGTGCAGTTCCGCTGGGAAAATGACGGATTTCGCGATTTCCCCGAGTTTATTGCTCAGCTTTCGCATGACAAACGCAAAAAAATCAAACAGGAGCGTAAAAAAATCCTCAGTGCCGGCGTGGTATGCCGACGCTTGCAAGGCCGGGATATCCAGCCTGCGGATTGGGATTTTTTCTATGAATGCTACGTCAATACCTACCATGAGC
This genomic window contains:
- the ompR gene encoding two-component system response regulator OmpR, whose protein sequence is MQTNPKKILMVDDDLRMRELLQRYLSEQGFSVKTVSDSTEMNTVLSSEHIDLLVLDLMLPSEDGLAICRRLRAAGSTMPIIMLTARGDEVDRIIGLEMGADDYLPKPFNPRELLARINAVMRRNERPVPGAPANSTETISFGEFVFDPSTRSLLKNGEQITITSGEYALLKVFVDHPRQPLSRDRLMQLARGRELDVFDRSIDVQVSRLRRLIEADPTHPRYLQTMWGFGYVFIPDGETIKH
- a CDS encoding EF-hand domain-containing protein — its product is MHVAIAACLVIGAMDVLYAAPKDANDNADDDGPKPSLVVAPDSSAPAKSLNGNISIEENMRLRRDLYEYSRAVDPAHIQIEERRRVMHQRLQARFDQADKDNDGAISRIEAFELLPQIARHFSQVDANNDGVITMEELESAQAKAIERQQRPIPVVREEVQVLPSPKVKEKGAMVNSRKRAL
- a CDS encoding glycine zipper 2TM domain-containing protein: MVATRQLVISTLLIGVLTACSGMSTKQKNAAVGAGIGGVAGAVLTGGSALGTVGGAAIGGVIGHGVDSATSKKK
- a CDS encoding GNAT family N-acetyltransferase, which encodes MTIEVNIATGFSQIKAQEWDGLTDGSPLLSHRFFSALEDTLCIGEGTGWQSYPVTVHEQGKLIGAAPLYLKQHSYGEYVFDWAWANAYEQNGLDYYPKLLVAIPFTPISGPRLLSQRQEVQRLLARIVQQQMEQNALSSSHILFPDAASAEALQAEGWMQRDGVQFRWENDGFRDFPEFIAQLSHDKRKKIKQERKKILSAGVVCRRLQGRDIQPADWDFFYECYVNTYHEHRSSPYLTRAFFEQIGHTLPEHLLLIIAELDGKPIASALNLYDEDTLYGRYWGALSYIPGLHFELCYYQAQEFCLEHNIRFFEGGAQGEHKLARGFMPRPTCSFHRIANPEFESAIRRFVAMEASNMQQYQDELEERAPYRAN